A single region of the Triticum dicoccoides isolate Atlit2015 ecotype Zavitan chromosome 2B, WEW_v2.0, whole genome shotgun sequence genome encodes:
- the LOC119362988 gene encoding oligouridylate-binding protein 1-like yields MLPQQSQAAAMMQQAAAMQSMYAMPPPPHHHHLLGAAPPQQIEPILTGNLPPGFDTSTCRSVYVGNIHVQVTEALLREVFQSAGSVDGCKLIRKEKSSYGFVDYYERGSAALAILTLNGKQIFGQPIRVNWAYASGQREDTTDHFHIFVGDLSPEVTDSALFAFFSAYSPNCSDARVMWDQKTGRSRGYGFVSFRNQQDAQSAINDLNGQWLGNRQIRCNWATKGANSGEDQLTSDSKSIADVNNNFTENAKQKSNEDAPENNPLYRTVYVGNLAHEVTQDVLHRFFHALGAGAIEEVRVQHGKGFGFVKYSNHAETALAIQTGNGRILGGKPVKCSWGNKPTPPGTTSAPLPPPAAPSHPAAADLVAYQRAIAMSKMASTQALMQAQHLRHAAMGMGVGASQAMYDGTFQNVGASQQQQQQQQQLMYY; encoded by the exons ATGCTGCCGCAGCAGAGCCAGGCCGCGGCGATGATGCAGCAGGCGGCCGCGATGCAGTCCATGTACGCgatgccgccgccgcctcaccaccaccacctcctcggcgCCGCGCCGCCGCAGCAG ATAGAGCCAATTCTCACTGGAAATCTGCCACCTGGTTTTGATACAAGTACATGCCGCAGTGT ATATGTCGGCAATATTCATGTTCAAGTGACTGAGGCACTTCTCCGAGAGGTTTTTCAGAGTGCTGGTTCAGTTGACGGATGCAAGCTTATAAGAAAAGAGAAG TCCTCATATGGTTTTGTTGACTATTACGAACGCGGATCAGCTGCCCTAGCAATTTTGACACTTAACGGGAAGCAAAT TTTTGGGCAGCCTATCAGAGTTAATTGGGCATACGCTAGCGGTCAGAGGGAGGATACAACAG ACCATTTCCATATTTTTGTTGGTGATCTTAGCCCTGAGGTCACGGATTCTGCATTAtttgcattcttctcagcatattcccctAACTGCTC TGATGCTCGAGTAATGTGGGACCAAAAGACCGGAAGATCAAGAGGTTATGGCTTTGTTTCCTTCAGGAATCAACAG GATGCGCAGAGTGCCATAAATGACTTAAATG GTCAGTGGCTTGGAAATCGGCAGATTCGTTGCAACTGGGCAACAAAAGGTGCCAACAGTGGCGAGGACCAGCTAACATCAGATTCGAAAAGTATAGCTGATGTAAATAACAATTTCACAG AAAATGCAAAGCAGAAATCAAACGAAGATGCTCCCGAGAATAATCCACTGTACAGAACTGTTTATGTTGGGAACCTTGCTCACGAG GTTACTCAAGACGTGCTTCACCGTTTCTTCCATGCACTTGGTGCTGGAGCCATCGAGGAGGTGCGTGTCCAGCATGGCAAAGGCTTTGGTTTTGTCAAGTACAGCAATCATGCCGAAACTGCCCTTGCAATTCAGACGGGTAATGGTCGTATTTTGGGTGGTAAACCAGTCAAG TGTTCCTGGGGCAACAAGCCTACACCCCCTGGTACCACCTCTGCGCCACTGCCCCCTCCTGCTGCTCCTAGCCACCCCGCTGCCGCCGATCTCGTAGCGTATCAACGTGCTATTGCGATGAGCAAGATGGCTTCAACCCAGGCATTGATGCAGGCTCAGCATCTCAGGCACGCAGCCATGGGGATGGGTGTAGGTGCGAGTCAGGCGATGTACGATGGTACTTTCCAGAACGTCGGTGCctcgcagcagcaacagcagcagcagcagcagctcatgtaCTATTAA